The Monomorium pharaonis isolate MP-MQ-018 chromosome 5, ASM1337386v2, whole genome shotgun sequence genome includes a window with the following:
- the LOC105832740 gene encoding interaptin isoform X1 produces the protein MHSVNASLSNSSDVSDVVPTSLVKRDEDGRAVDMGTEVPCGSETDGLRILDEFRKLYESRIEKIDRESGGESDRVSMKLQVMSDWIKDLGEQNAILVHTVEDLEQAACSRVKLLEEKLKQSQTVVDNLTRSDHSEKVLNTLSNRISQLEKDEEYLQKKIEYLQSDIRGLLEVIRRARRQNVWSLEGITFFEIQTEDIPVSDCICSQEQTDIDHIKSLTLQIEQLQENERKTIRSQLELEGKIADLTTELSLKDDTIKKYVSRLQCFYEKLKEHAKQTNQAISYPMTMTSDQECNIILTPDILESVLDAKDRENKNLHRQLQDVESKLMVYTYENNVDTINLQLQLEEKSKKIQQLEDKVARLEKEAADTKDTLTAEIVALEKQNYHANIGNLLKDDLIKEMRKGLKQTTLQDTSFRKVCIDTNNSPETYPLPSINTSNSKDEFILFLNSTKAHVQKECEILSDLKLELEKFVDKSTKDSEMDSIISNNSTNKNKLCASGMSDKLVNCIEIITKMYLEREKEITVFDCMSNVNNTRQFKLMEEFRICTVEAQAATEDIREEISTVISTFNLRHQNYEDLSKMVINVQSYLAKTREGLVEAINRLELQEEERLRHSERIVNGNLKLKDIKNEINRVQSELSRCINGMQGNVQECNESEYTEACINNDLLTVVMEEVEQILTNLQLFQTQGGCTTSILKGLKSQLCTVDGSLRDLQKKTSEVLLNNEIAKTTFCERESRLAKFEEEVDCAHTKMQDVLETFLSTKQEEKEQFSHYDNQEVSEIIKMKEDLHKLRKEYDDLKLNMIQQTCQIKYDEKLNKWKNNITDLEDQIRMLQHEAKCKQEAINFLKNNIQSMEKELIAARTKAENYRQCHSKDNMELKKKIIELENIIKTQKEIENDLRKNLNNVTNIKKSSEISNAFYTECGTEATLLRCDYPSKHENVSHLFKTVQDAVQSAKAAVQDFESELKKLIHEESSLSSVSAKSAVTLTDSLGKCREKLDTCFHELNKLKNAIYSKEKLLENMEEVVRIQRNSLTMSQAEVKDLHQKLQEKIDKQGLTIAQYEREKNELQKQNELQIQTIGHLQNAVVEAKRNLDQMAHKAISDVSEMRPVISSSAFSHRNVHDI, from the exons ATGCACTCGGTCAACGCCAGCTTATCGAACTCCTCGGACGTGAGTGACGTTGTCCCCACGTCGTTGGTTAAGCGGGATGAGGACGGTCGAGCGGTCGACATGGGAACTGAGGTGCCGTGCGGCAGCGAGACTGACGGCCTACGTATTCTCGACGAGTTTCGCAAACTGTACGAAAGCCGGATCGAAAAGATCGATCGGGAGTCTGGCGGCGAGTCCGACCGGGTCTCC ATGAAGTTACAAGTGATGAGCGACTGGATTAAGGATTTAGGGGAGCAGAATGCGATATTGGTGCATACGGTGGAAGATTTGGAGCAGGCTGCGTGCAGTAGAGTTAAGTTACTAgaagaaaaactaaaacagTCGCAGACGGTCGTGGATAATTTAACAAGATCCGACCATTCGGAAAAG GTTTTGAATACTCTTTCAAATCGCATCAGTCAGTTGGAAAAGGACGAAGAAtatctgcaaaaaaaaatagagtatCTGCAAAGTGACATTAGAGGATTATTAGAGGTAATTCGTCGCGCGCGCCGACAGAACGTTTGGAGTCTTGAGGGTATCACATTCTTCGAGATTCAAACCGAGGATATTCCAGTTTCAGA TTGTATCTGCAGTCAG GAGCAGACAGATATTGATCACATAAAATCCTTGACTCTACAAATAGAACAGCTTcaagaaaatgaaagaaaaacgatCAG ATCTCAATTGGAATTGGAAGGCAAAATAGCAGATCTTACGACAGAATTATCATTAAAGGAtgatactataaaaaaatatgtgtctAGACTTCAGTGCTTTTATGAGAAACTCAAAGAACACGCTAAACAAACAAATCAAGCTATTAGTTATCCAATGACAATGACTTCTGATCAAGAATGCAAT ATTATCTTAACACCTGACATTCTGGAAAGTGTACTAGACGCGAAAGATAGGGAAAACAAGAACTTACACCGACAACTCCAGGATGTTGAATCCAAGCTTATGGTATATACCTACGAGAACAATGTTGACACGATTAATCTACAACTACAGCTGGaagaaaaatctaaaaagatTCAACAACTAGAGGACAAAGTAGCTCGCCTCGAAAAA GAAGCTGCAGATACAAAAGATACATTGACGGCGGAGATCGTGGCGctggaaaaacaaaattatcacGCCAATATTGGCAATCTTTTAAAGGACGACCTAATTAAAGAGATGCGCAAAGGACTAAAGCAAACCACTTTACAG GATACATCTTTTCGCAAAGTATGCATTGATACAAATAACTCTCCAGAG acaTATCCTCTGCCTTCAATAAATACTTCAAATTCTAAG gatgaatttatattattcctGAATAGTACAAAAGCGCATGTGCAGAAAGAATGTGAAATTTTATCGGATTTAAAGCTCGAATTGGAGAAATTTGTAGATAAATCGACTAAAGATAGTGAG atggattctattatatctaataattccacaaataaaaacaaactttgtGCAAGTGGCATGTCGGACAAGTTGGTCAAttgtattgaaattattactaaGATGTatttagagagagaaaaagagattacTGTTTTTGATTGTATG TCAAATGTTAACAATACACGACAGTTCAAGTTAATGGAAGAATTTAGAATATGCACTGTGGAAGCTCAAGCAGCAACAGAAGATATTCGCGAGGAAATAAGCACAGTTATATCGACTTTTAATTTACGGCATCAGAAT tATGAAGATTTGAGCAAAATGGTTATTAATGTACAAAGTTACTTGGCAAAAACGCGAGAAGGGCTAGTAGAAGCAATCAACAGATTAGAATTACag GAGGAGGAAAGATTGAGGCACAGCGAGAGGATCGTGAATGGCAATCTTAAactaaaagatataaaaaatgaaattaatcgtGTTCAGTCAGAATTGTCTCGTTGCATCAATGGTATGCAAGGGAATGTACAG gaATGTAATGAATCTGAATATACTGAAGCAtgcattaataatgatttactAACTGTGGTAATGGAAGAAGTTGAACAAATATTGActaatttgcaattattccAAACTCAG GGTGGTTGTACGACGTCAATTCTAAAAGGATTAAAAAGTCAGTTATGTACTGTAGATGGTTCATTAAGggatttacagaaaaaaacaagTGAAGTG TTATTAAACAATGAAATCGCAAAAACGACTTTTTGCGAAAGGGAAAGCAGATTAGCTAAATTTGAAGAAGAGGTTGATTGTGCACATACAAAAATGCAAGATGTATTGGAAACATTTCTCTCTACAAAACAGGAGGAAAAG GAGCAGTTCTCTCATTATGATAATCAG GAAGTaagtgaaataataaaaatgaaagaagatttacataaattaagaaaGGAATACGATGATCTAAAACTCAACATGATCcag CAAAcgtgtcaaataaaatatgatgaaaaactaaataagtggaaaaataatataactgaTTTAGAAGACCAAATTAGAATGTTGCAACATGag GCAAAATGTAAACAagaagcaattaattttttgaaaaataatattcaatctATGGAGAAAGAACTGATTGCTGCACGAACAAAAGCAGAAAATTACAGGCAGTGTCACAGCAAAGATAATATGGAGCTAAAAAAGAAGATTatagaattagaaaatatt aTCAAAACacagaaagagatagagaatgatcttagaaaaaatttaaataatgtaacgaATATTAAGAAATCTTCAGAAATTTCAAATGCTTTC tatacGGAGTGCGGCACAGAAGCAACGCTTTTACGTTGTGATTATCCATCCAAACACGAG aATGTATCTCACTTGTTCAAAACGGTGCAAGATGCTGTACAATCTGCAAAAGCAGCGGTTCAAGACTTTGAAagtgaacttaaaaaattg ATACATGAAGAATCATCTCTCTCCTCCGTTTCGGCAAAATCTGCTGTAACATTGACCGATTCATTAGGAAAATGTAGAGAAAAACTGGATACTTGCTTTCATGAATTAAACAAACTTAAAAATGCTATATATTCGAAAGAAAAACTt TTAGAAAATATGGAGGAGGTTGTACGGATACAACGGAACTCTTTGACAATGAGCCAAGCGGAAGTAAAAGATCTGCATCAAAAGCTGCAAGAAAAG
- the LOC105832740 gene encoding interaptin isoform X2, whose product MHSVNASLSNSSDVSDVVPTSLVKRDEDGRAVDMGTEVPCGSETDGLRILDEFRKLYESRIEKIDRESGGESDRVSMKLQVMSDWIKDLGEQNAILVHTVEDLEQAACSRVKLLEEKLKQSQTVVDNLTRSDHSEKVLNTLSNRISQLEKDEEYLQKKIEYLQSDIRGLLEVIRRARRQNVWSLEGITFFEIQTEDIPVSDCICSQEQTDIDHIKSLTLQIEQLQENERKTIRSQLELEGKIADLTTELSLKDDTIKKYVSRLQCFYEKLKEHAKQTNQAISYPMTMTSDQECNDTSFRKVCIDTNNSPETYPLPSINTSNSKDEFILFLNSTKAHVQKECEILSDLKLELEKFVDKSTKDSEMDSIISNNSTNKNKLCASGMSDKLVNCIEIITKMYLEREKEITVFDCMSNVNNTRQFKLMEEFRICTVEAQAATEDIREEISTVISTFNLRHQNYEDLSKMVINVQSYLAKTREGLVEAINRLELQEEERLRHSERIVNGNLKLKDIKNEINRVQSELSRCINGMQGNVQECNESEYTEACINNDLLTVVMEEVEQILTNLQLFQTQGGCTTSILKGLKSQLCTVDGSLRDLQKKTSEVLLNNEIAKTTFCERESRLAKFEEEVDCAHTKMQDVLETFLSTKQEEKEQFSHYDNQEVSEIIKMKEDLHKLRKEYDDLKLNMIQQTCQIKYDEKLNKWKNNITDLEDQIRMLQHEAKCKQEAINFLKNNIQSMEKELIAARTKAENYRQCHSKDNMELKKKIIELENIIKTQKEIENDLRKNLNNVTNIKKSSEISNAFYTECGTEATLLRCDYPSKHENVSHLFKTVQDAVQSAKAAVQDFESELKKLIHEESSLSSVSAKSAVTLTDSLGKCREKLDTCFHELNKLKNAIYSKEKLLENMEEVVRIQRNSLTMSQAEVKDLHQKLQEKIDKQGLTIAQYEREKNELQKQNELQIQTIGHLQNAVVEAKRNLDQMAHKAISDVSEMRPVISSSAFSHRNVHDI is encoded by the exons ATGCACTCGGTCAACGCCAGCTTATCGAACTCCTCGGACGTGAGTGACGTTGTCCCCACGTCGTTGGTTAAGCGGGATGAGGACGGTCGAGCGGTCGACATGGGAACTGAGGTGCCGTGCGGCAGCGAGACTGACGGCCTACGTATTCTCGACGAGTTTCGCAAACTGTACGAAAGCCGGATCGAAAAGATCGATCGGGAGTCTGGCGGCGAGTCCGACCGGGTCTCC ATGAAGTTACAAGTGATGAGCGACTGGATTAAGGATTTAGGGGAGCAGAATGCGATATTGGTGCATACGGTGGAAGATTTGGAGCAGGCTGCGTGCAGTAGAGTTAAGTTACTAgaagaaaaactaaaacagTCGCAGACGGTCGTGGATAATTTAACAAGATCCGACCATTCGGAAAAG GTTTTGAATACTCTTTCAAATCGCATCAGTCAGTTGGAAAAGGACGAAGAAtatctgcaaaaaaaaatagagtatCTGCAAAGTGACATTAGAGGATTATTAGAGGTAATTCGTCGCGCGCGCCGACAGAACGTTTGGAGTCTTGAGGGTATCACATTCTTCGAGATTCAAACCGAGGATATTCCAGTTTCAGA TTGTATCTGCAGTCAG GAGCAGACAGATATTGATCACATAAAATCCTTGACTCTACAAATAGAACAGCTTcaagaaaatgaaagaaaaacgatCAG ATCTCAATTGGAATTGGAAGGCAAAATAGCAGATCTTACGACAGAATTATCATTAAAGGAtgatactataaaaaaatatgtgtctAGACTTCAGTGCTTTTATGAGAAACTCAAAGAACACGCTAAACAAACAAATCAAGCTATTAGTTATCCAATGACAATGACTTCTGATCAAGAATGCAAT GATACATCTTTTCGCAAAGTATGCATTGATACAAATAACTCTCCAGAG acaTATCCTCTGCCTTCAATAAATACTTCAAATTCTAAG gatgaatttatattattcctGAATAGTACAAAAGCGCATGTGCAGAAAGAATGTGAAATTTTATCGGATTTAAAGCTCGAATTGGAGAAATTTGTAGATAAATCGACTAAAGATAGTGAG atggattctattatatctaataattccacaaataaaaacaaactttgtGCAAGTGGCATGTCGGACAAGTTGGTCAAttgtattgaaattattactaaGATGTatttagagagagaaaaagagattacTGTTTTTGATTGTATG TCAAATGTTAACAATACACGACAGTTCAAGTTAATGGAAGAATTTAGAATATGCACTGTGGAAGCTCAAGCAGCAACAGAAGATATTCGCGAGGAAATAAGCACAGTTATATCGACTTTTAATTTACGGCATCAGAAT tATGAAGATTTGAGCAAAATGGTTATTAATGTACAAAGTTACTTGGCAAAAACGCGAGAAGGGCTAGTAGAAGCAATCAACAGATTAGAATTACag GAGGAGGAAAGATTGAGGCACAGCGAGAGGATCGTGAATGGCAATCTTAAactaaaagatataaaaaatgaaattaatcgtGTTCAGTCAGAATTGTCTCGTTGCATCAATGGTATGCAAGGGAATGTACAG gaATGTAATGAATCTGAATATACTGAAGCAtgcattaataatgatttactAACTGTGGTAATGGAAGAAGTTGAACAAATATTGActaatttgcaattattccAAACTCAG GGTGGTTGTACGACGTCAATTCTAAAAGGATTAAAAAGTCAGTTATGTACTGTAGATGGTTCATTAAGggatttacagaaaaaaacaagTGAAGTG TTATTAAACAATGAAATCGCAAAAACGACTTTTTGCGAAAGGGAAAGCAGATTAGCTAAATTTGAAGAAGAGGTTGATTGTGCACATACAAAAATGCAAGATGTATTGGAAACATTTCTCTCTACAAAACAGGAGGAAAAG GAGCAGTTCTCTCATTATGATAATCAG GAAGTaagtgaaataataaaaatgaaagaagatttacataaattaagaaaGGAATACGATGATCTAAAACTCAACATGATCcag CAAAcgtgtcaaataaaatatgatgaaaaactaaataagtggaaaaataatataactgaTTTAGAAGACCAAATTAGAATGTTGCAACATGag GCAAAATGTAAACAagaagcaattaattttttgaaaaataatattcaatctATGGAGAAAGAACTGATTGCTGCACGAACAAAAGCAGAAAATTACAGGCAGTGTCACAGCAAAGATAATATGGAGCTAAAAAAGAAGATTatagaattagaaaatatt aTCAAAACacagaaagagatagagaatgatcttagaaaaaatttaaataatgtaacgaATATTAAGAAATCTTCAGAAATTTCAAATGCTTTC tatacGGAGTGCGGCACAGAAGCAACGCTTTTACGTTGTGATTATCCATCCAAACACGAG aATGTATCTCACTTGTTCAAAACGGTGCAAGATGCTGTACAATCTGCAAAAGCAGCGGTTCAAGACTTTGAAagtgaacttaaaaaattg ATACATGAAGAATCATCTCTCTCCTCCGTTTCGGCAAAATCTGCTGTAACATTGACCGATTCATTAGGAAAATGTAGAGAAAAACTGGATACTTGCTTTCATGAATTAAACAAACTTAAAAATGCTATATATTCGAAAGAAAAACTt TTAGAAAATATGGAGGAGGTTGTACGGATACAACGGAACTCTTTGACAATGAGCCAAGCGGAAGTAAAAGATCTGCATCAAAAGCTGCAAGAAAAG